The genomic DNA TACCGGACTTCTTGATCCACGCATAGAAGTCATAAGTAGCGATAATCAAGTAGAAGTTTTGTTTGATAGGGCAAAAGCAGTCATAGCAAGAGGCGAAAGAGTGCTAGTAACGACTCTAACTAAAAAGATGAGTGAAGAGCTAACGCGCTACTACCAAGAACTTGGTATCAAGGTCAAATACATGCACTCAGACATCGACGCAGTCGAAAGAAACGAGCTTATAAGAGGTCTTAGAAAAGGGGAGTTCGATATGCTTGTTGGTATAAATTTACTCCGTGAGGGGCTAGATCTACCAGAAGTCTCTTTGGTAGCTGTTTTAGACGCCGACAAAGAGGGCTTTTTAAGAAGTCGTACAAGCCTCATACAAACTATGGGAAGAGCAGCTAGAAACGTAAATGGAACGGTTATATTATTTGCAAATAAAATAACAAATTCTATGAAAGAAGCCATAGATACAACTGAAGCAAGGCGTAAATATCAGGGCGATTATAACAAAAAGTACGGTATAACTCCGCGCTCGGCTAGTAGAAATTTAGAAGATAGCTTAAAAGAAGAAGATCTACCAAATTTATATAACAAAGCCAAAAAATTAGAAAAAATGCCGGCGAGTGAGCGAGCAAAAATCGTAAAAGAACTAAGAAAACAGATGCTTGAAGCGGCTAAGAATTTGGAATTTGAAAAAGCTGCGGCTCTAAGAGACGAGATAGCAAAACTTAGAGAGCTTTAAATATTTATTAAATTTAAGTACCGCGATATTAGTCACGGTTGGCGTGTTAAATTTGTTATAAATAATACGATTGATCTATTATAAAATATTATAATACTAGTGTTTTATAAAGTAATTTTAGCATCTATAATTAGTATTTATCTAGATACATTTTCATTTAAAAATAATAAAATATATTATTAAAATTCTTGAAATAGCTCATAAAAACAGTTAATTTTATAAATTTTATAACGGATTATTTTAATAATCATTATTATTAAACAATATATAAGTTTTAGTTATATATAATTCCATCATTTTTATCTTAATTTTAATATTTTCTAATATATAAAATTAAATTAAATTATATTTAAGGATAAATTTGAGAAAAATATTTTATAGAATTCATAAATACCTGGCAATTATATTTTTTATTCCGCTTATCGTTATAGGATTTAGCGGATCTGTGTTGGTATATAAAACAGAGTTTGATAATCTCATAATGCCAAACGTAGTGAGCGTAACACCTGGCGGGCAAAGAGTTAAATTTGATGATATGACTAGAAATATCAATAATACTTATATCAACCATGAAATAGTAGGTTGGCTTATAAATACAGATAATACAAAATCAGATAGAGTTTATCTCATTGAACACAATGATACACAATGGAAGTCAATATATATTGATCAATACACAGGCAAAATTATGGATAAACTAAAGCCGCACGATAGTTATCTTAGCGATATTATACTTGAGATTCACGACAATTTACTTTTGGAGCAAAATGGCAGGATAATGGTTGGAATTTTGGGTTTAATAATGTTTTTTATAGGAGTTAGCGGATTTGTTATTTATAACCGGTTTTGGATAAATTTATTTAAGTTAAGATTTAAAAATATAGCAGTCGCTATGACGGATATACATAAATTTATAGGAGTTTGGGCGTCTGCGCTTTTATTTATAATCGGTCTTACTGGATCTTGGTGGGCATTAAATTTTTTATTTAAACAAGCTGGTCAAATAGATGAAAATTTTAGAATAAATGAAAAAATTTATAACAAAAATTTATCGATTGATGAGCTTTTTGAAAAGTCCCAAATTGATTTTGACGGATTTATACCTTATTATATAAGTTATCCGTTTTACATCGATAGAAACATCACGTTTTACGGAATGAATAAGAATCAAAATTTCCTTCATCATCAGTACTCGAATCAAGTAAGTTACGACAAACAAAGCGGAAAATTGATAGAGATAAAAAATATAGAAAACGCAAAAATAAGCGATCGATTTTTATCTACATTTAGAAAAGCGCATTTTGGTTATTACAATGAGGTGACTAAATTTATCTGGTTTTTAGTGGGTTTGACGCCATTTATGCTAAGCATTACCGGTATTTATCTTTGGTTAAAAAGAAAAAAATAAGAAAATAATGAAACTAAGGAGACGATATGAAGTTAAGTAGAATTTTACTTTCGGCAGTAGTTGCTATATTTGTACTTCAAGAAAATACTAAAATTTTAGCAAACGAAACAAATCAGGTATCTTTAGAGGCTGTAGATATAGCAGCTCCTATAAGAAATGACGATAAAAACTATAATACTCAAGAGATCGTTAAAAGCACTACAAGGCTTGATTTGAATGTTCGAGAAATACCGCAGTCTTTAAGTATTATAACAGAAGCAAAGCTAAGAGATCTTGACGTAAATGACTATCAAGAGCTGCTTCGTCATATACCAGGAGTTACTCTTAACAAATGGGATGAGCGCGTTTATCCGACTATTAGGGGTTTTAGTGTTGATTATTATCTGCTTGATTCTATGCCGAGTTTCGGCGGTTTTTCACTTGGAGCAAACGATATGAGCTTGATACCATATGAGAGAGTTGAAGTAGTCAAAGGAGCAAACGGACTTCTAGCGGGCGCCGGAAATCCTGCGGCTAGTATCAATTTTATAAGAAAAAGAGCAGATAGTAGAGATTTTAAAGCGGTATTAAAAACAAGCGGAGGATCATATGATAAATACGGTATCTCAGGTGATGTTTTATCCCCTTTAAACAAAGATGGCAGCATAAGAGGAAGACTTTCGTTTTCACATGATAAATCTAGATCTTTTATGGATTATTATAAACGTAAAAATGACGTGATTTATACCGTTATAGATGCCGATGTAGGCGATAACTCTTGGGTTTCTTTAGCCGGATTTTATCAAGATTTGCAAAGAAACGGAATTCGTTGGGGCGGTATGCCAGCATTTTATACAAATAAAAGCAGAACAAATTTTAGTAAAAACCAAATTTTTTCTCAGCCTTGGACTAGATGGGATATAAAAACTCTTGATTTTTACGCCGATTATAAATATTTTTTTAGAAACGATGCCGTTTTTAATTATTCATATTCGTTTAGACGCGCAAACACTGACTCAAATTTGCTTTATTATGGTGGAAATCTCCCTACGAATAACATAGGAAATATCGACGGGCTTTCCGTCTATGCAAACAAACGTGAAGAAAATATACACAATATCGATAGTTATCTAACGCTTCCTTACGCCGCTTTTGATAAAAATCATGAATTTGTTTTTGGTGCTATGTATAATAACTATAAAAAAAGCGCAGATAACGTAAGTAGCTATTGGAATTCAAAAAATACGCCTGCCGGACTTAAATTTACTTCCGATACTATTTTAAATTTCAACAATTTATATATAAACGATCCGAGATTTCCATATATAGATCAAAATAATCCTGATAAAACTATTCAAAAAGCAATATATATGGCAAATAAATTTCAAATTACAGACTATGCTAAATTTTTAGTAGGCGGTAGAATGAGTTACTGGAAATATAGCATTGAAGGCGGAAATGCAAATAGAAATTTTACAAGAGAAATAACTCCGTACATAGGAATAGTATATGATTTAAACGAAAATTATTCTCTTTATGCTAGTTATACAAGTATATTTAAACCGCAAAATAAAAAAGATATAAATGGAAAATATCTTGATCCTATAGAAGGTAAAGACTATGAAGTCGGTATCAAAGCAGAGTACTTTGGAGGAGCTCTTCAAACTTCATTTGGTCTATTTAAAATAGAACAAGATAAGCTTGCAACGGCTTATGAACCAGATATAAAGATACCTGGTACGTCACAATCTGCTTATATCGCTTCAAAAGGTGTTTTGAGCAAGGGATTTGAAATTGATGTTATGGGCGATATAAATAGTGATTTGAGCTTAAGTTTTGGTCTTACTCATTTTAAAGCAGAAGATGCAAAAGGTATGAAATACAACACTGAAGCCGCCAGAACTACTGCTAATTTATTTGCTAAATATACCATTCAAAATCTTAGAATAGGCGGAGGTATTTTATATAAAAGTAAAATTTACGTAGGTAGCGGTGATAGGCGAATAACTCAAAATGACTATGCTTTAGTAAATTTAATGCTTGGATATAAAATCAATAAAAACTTTGATATCCAGCTAAATATCGATAATTTATTTGATAAACGATATTATGAAGGTATAGGAGCAAATAAGATGGTTTATGGCGATCCAAGGCTATTTAACTTAACTTTTAGTTATAATTTCTAATTGAAATTTAAGGTTTTTATATTTAAATTTTAATGTAAAAACCTTATTAAATTTATACTTTATGGTGCGTATTTTACATAATTACCAAATTTTATATTGTATTTTATAATTAAATATATTTAACAGATTTAATATTAAGTGGAATTTTTACTTATTTTTTGTATAATTGTTTAAATTTAAAAAAGGTGATTTATGATGACTTATCGGTACGCTTGTCAAAATAAATTATACTTAAAATTAAATTTATACATACAAGCTATCAACGGAGTTTATTAGCGTTTTATTTTTTAAATAGCAAAAAATTTAAAAAATAGGAGTTGATATGAGCTTTAAACCTACAAAATTATTTATAAAATATGCTTTTCCAAATATGATAAGCACGGCTTTCATCTCGTTTTATTTTATCATAGATACTATATTCGTCGGGCAGATGATAGGTACAAAGGCGCTTGGAGCTATGGGACTTACTATGCCTTTTATAATGATAAGTTTTGCGCTCATAGATATGATAGCAGTAGGCTCATCTGTACAAATAGCGCTTCGTCTTGGAAGCGGTAGATTTAAACAAGCTTGCGGGATATTTAGCTTTAGTTTGATAACTGTTTTTATCTTTGCGTGCTTTGTGTTTTTATTTGGTTTTTTCTTTATAGAACCTATTAGTAATTACTTGATAGACGATAAAGAATTAGCTGTACTTGCGGCGCAGTATGCTAAGGTTTTTGCGCTGTTTTGTCCAGTCATAATGCTCTGTTTTATGTTAGATAACTACCTTAGAATTTGTAAAAAACCTATATATAGTATGTGCGTAAATATCTTTGTTGCGTTTATAAATATAGTCTTAGACTATATTTTTATAGTAATTTTAGAATGGGGACTTTTCAGCGCCGCTTTAGCTACTTGCATCGGACTTAGTTTAGGGACTTTGCTTGGATTTACACCGTTTGTATTTGGAAATTTAGAGTTAAAATTAAGCAAAGCGTTTATAAATTTAAAAATCATAAAAAACATAATATACAATGGCAGTTCAGAGTTTTTGACAAATATCTCTACATCGCTTTTCGTCATCGCGGCAAACGCTTTGCTACTAGATATCGCAGGAGTGCGGGGCGTGGCTATACTTGAGGTAATTTTTGCCATAGATAGTTTTATGGCGTCTTTGATATTTAGTATGTGCGATGGAATGCAGCCTCTTCTTAGCTATTATTACGGTGCGAAAAATATTAAATTTATCATGGCTCTGTTTTGGCGAACGTTTTTTGGCGCTATCGCTCTTGGAGTTATGATTGTTGTGGCGATATCTTTTGGTAGCGATTTTATAGTTTCGTTTTTTAGCAGAGATATCGAATTTATAGCAGCTAGCAAGGAGGCTTTACTGGTTTTTTCACCGGTGTATCTATGTTCATGGTTCATTATATTTGCTAATTCGTTTTTTACTGCTTTAAATAGACCTGCTTACTCTCTTAGCATATCTTTAAGTGCGAATTTGCTTCTGCCTTTACCTTTTTTGTATATTTTGACAAATTTTTTAGAAGTAAACGGAGTATGGCTAACTCCGTTTGCGGCTAAGTTTTGTGTTGTTTGGTTGGCTTTATATTTTTTAAGAGAGACTATAAAAAAATTAAATTTGAACTTTTTATCATGAATTTATTACCCAAATTTACACAATTTAATGATAATTCTATTTTAAATTTAGAATATTAAGTGAAATTTTCACTCATTTTTAGTATAATTATGCCAAATTAAAAGGTTGGTTTATGGAAAACAAAGATATTTTTATCAATCGTGAGCTATCTTGGCTTAGATTTAATTCACGTGTTTTGTCTCAGTGCGAAAAAGATCTTCCACTACTTGAGAAACTTAAGTTTATAGCTATTTATTCGACAAATTTAGATGAGTTTTATATGATACGTATAGCAGGTCTTAAACAGCTTTTTGCTGCTGGAGTCGTAGTAAGCGGAAGTGATGAGATGACACCGCTTGATCAGCTAAGAGAGATAAGAAAATACCTAAAAGATGAACAACAAATTTTAGAAGATTATTATAAAGAAACAGTTACAAAGTTATCTTTATCCGGTTTGCATATAAAAAAATATGAAGATTTAGAAGATGATATAAAAGCTAGAGCGGATGATTACTTTTTTTCAAATATTTTACCTGTTATCGTGCCTATAGCAGTTGATGCAACTCATCCGTTTCCGCACTTAAATAACCTTAGTTTTGGACTTGCGGTAAAGCTTTGTGATGAAGCGCATCCGGAGATAGTTAAGTTTGGAATGATAAGAATCAGCAGAGTGCTTCCTAGGTTTTACAACGCCGGAGATGGTATTTACGTGCCGATTGAAAGTATAGTTCATCGCCACGCTGAAGAGATATTTCCCGGATATAAACTTCTTGCTAGCTGCGCATTTAGAGTAACTAGAAATGCTGATATGGTTATCGAAGAAGAAGAAGCAGATGACTTTATGCTTATACTTGAGCAAGGTCTGAAACTTCGCAGAAAAGGTGCTTTTGTACGTTTACAAATCGAAAAAGATCCAGATCCGGAGATACTTGAGTTTTTAAATTTACATATGAAAATTTTCTATAAAGATATCTATGAATACAGCATTCCTCTAACTCTAGGAGCTTTATGGCAAATTATAGGCGATAAAGAATTTTCTCATTTACTACTTCCGCCCTATACGCCAAAAACACTTCCGCCCTTTGGACAAAACGTCTCAATGTTTGAAGCAATAGATAAAGAAGACGTTTTGCTTTTTCACCCATATGAGAGCTTTGAGCCGGTAACACAGTTTATAAAAGAGGCTGCGAAAGATCCAAAAGTTATATCTATACGTATGACTTTATATAGAGTAGAGAAAAACTCAAGTATAATTCAATCTCTCATAGACGCTGCGAGCGATGGCAAACAAGTAACTGTTATGGTAGAGCTAAAGGCTAGATTTGATGAGGAAAATAACCTTCACTGGGCAAAAGCACTTGAAAACGCAGGAGCACACGTTATATACGGTATCACGGGATTTAAAGTACATGCAAAAGTATCTCAAGTAATAAGGCAAATAGGCGACAAGCTAAAATTCTATATGCATCTTGGTACCGGAAATTACAACGGAAGTAGTGCAAAGATCTACACCGACGTAAGTTATTTTACTAGCAGAGAAGAATTTGCTAAAGATACTACAACGTTTTTTCATATATTATCTGGATTTAGTAAAAACCGTCGTTTAAATGCTCTATCTATGTCTCCTATGCAGATAAAAGAAAGAGTTATAGAGATGATAAAAAACGAAGCAAAGATGGGCAAAGATGGTAAAATAATTGCTAAAATGAATGCTTTAGTAGATAGCGACGTGATAAAAGAGCTTTATAACGCAAGTAGGGCAGGAGTTCAGATAGATCTTATAATAAGAGGAATTTGTTGTCTTAGACCGGCCGTAGAAGGTATGAGTGAAAATATACGCGTACGCTCTATTATAGGAAAATACCTTGAGCACGCTAGGATATTTTATTTTAAACATGCAAATCCTAAGTTTTATATATCAAGTGCAGACTGGATGCCAAGAAATTTAGAAAGACGTCTTGAGCTCATGACTCCTATATATGAAAGTGTTTTACAAGGTAAATTAAGCGAGATATTAAGAGTACAGCTAATAGACAATGATCTTTCGTATGATTTAGGCAATGATGGAGAATATACGAGCGTCATTAGAGCTGACAACGAAAAATCGTTAAATAATCATGAATTCTTTGAGAATTATCTTAATAAAGTATTTAAAACACTCAAAAAAGGTAGCGATCAAGATAAAGTGCAAATACTTGCTTCAAAACTATTTAAAGAGAGTTAGTACTTTTTGATTATCAAATTTACGCGGTTTTTATGAATTTTAGCCGCGTAAATTTACTATAAAACCCACTCCAAAACTCTAAGAAGTTTTTGAACTTCTTTTGTATCTAACTCAAGAATTTTTTTGCTATTTTTATAGGGCTCATTTATCACAATTTCTCTTTGGCTGCTAAATTGAAGAGCAAATGTTCCGTTACTGTTTATTTTTTAAAGATTTTATCATCGATATTCATTAGAATATTTTACAGTAGTTTCCCTATCTTTTTCAAAGTTATTTTTAACGCTTTTTAAGTTTTCTAAACTCAAGTCCGGTGGCTTTAATAAAATCTTTCTATATAAGCTGCATTATCTTGGATTTTAGGCTATTTAACAAAAGAAGCGTTATCGCCAGTTAAATACTTTTGAAAATATCTGTCTACAGTGTCTCTTTCAGCTTTGTAGTCGTTATACATCTCGAAAACCTATTATACTGTTGTTTGGCGTAAGATAAAGTTTGCGTCTGCGACGTTGCTTGCGATGTTTGTTTTTTTGTAATTTAGCTCACTCAATTACAAATTTATAGTTTTTATGTATGTTTTTATATTTTATAAAATGGTCTATAAATATTTTATTTTCAGTCAAATTTTATATTTTTTTAGTTACAATCATC from Campylobacter fetus subsp. fetus includes the following:
- a CDS encoding PepSY-associated TM helix domain-containing protein, with product MRKIFYRIHKYLAIIFFIPLIVIGFSGSVLVYKTEFDNLIMPNVVSVTPGGQRVKFDDMTRNINNTYINHEIVGWLINTDNTKSDRVYLIEHNDTQWKSIYIDQYTGKIMDKLKPHDSYLSDIILEIHDNLLLEQNGRIMVGILGLIMFFIGVSGFVIYNRFWINLFKLRFKNIAVAMTDIHKFIGVWASALLFIIGLTGSWWALNFLFKQAGQIDENFRINEKIYNKNLSIDELFEKSQIDFDGFIPYYISYPFYIDRNITFYGMNKNQNFLHHQYSNQVSYDKQSGKLIEIKNIENAKISDRFLSTFRKAHFGYYNEVTKFIWFLVGLTPFMLSITGIYLWLKRKK
- a CDS encoding TonB-dependent siderophore receptor; its protein translation is MKLSRILLSAVVAIFVLQENTKILANETNQVSLEAVDIAAPIRNDDKNYNTQEIVKSTTRLDLNVREIPQSLSIITEAKLRDLDVNDYQELLRHIPGVTLNKWDERVYPTIRGFSVDYYLLDSMPSFGGFSLGANDMSLIPYERVEVVKGANGLLAGAGNPAASINFIRKRADSRDFKAVLKTSGGSYDKYGISGDVLSPLNKDGSIRGRLSFSHDKSRSFMDYYKRKNDVIYTVIDADVGDNSWVSLAGFYQDLQRNGIRWGGMPAFYTNKSRTNFSKNQIFSQPWTRWDIKTLDFYADYKYFFRNDAVFNYSYSFRRANTDSNLLYYGGNLPTNNIGNIDGLSVYANKREENIHNIDSYLTLPYAAFDKNHEFVFGAMYNNYKKSADNVSSYWNSKNTPAGLKFTSDTILNFNNLYINDPRFPYIDQNNPDKTIQKAIYMANKFQITDYAKFLVGGRMSYWKYSIEGGNANRNFTREITPYIGIVYDLNENYSLYASYTSIFKPQNKKDINGKYLDPIEGKDYEVGIKAEYFGGALQTSFGLFKIEQDKLATAYEPDIKIPGTSQSAYIASKGVLSKGFEIDVMGDINSDLSLSFGLTHFKAEDAKGMKYNTEAARTTANLFAKYTIQNLRIGGGILYKSKIYVGSGDRRITQNDYALVNLMLGYKINKNFDIQLNIDNLFDKRYYEGIGANKMVYGDPRLFNLTFSYNF
- a CDS encoding MATE family efflux transporter, with the translated sequence MSFKPTKLFIKYAFPNMISTAFISFYFIIDTIFVGQMIGTKALGAMGLTMPFIMISFALIDMIAVGSSVQIALRLGSGRFKQACGIFSFSLITVFIFACFVFLFGFFFIEPISNYLIDDKELAVLAAQYAKVFALFCPVIMLCFMLDNYLRICKKPIYSMCVNIFVAFINIVLDYIFIVILEWGLFSAALATCIGLSLGTLLGFTPFVFGNLELKLSKAFINLKIIKNIIYNGSSEFLTNISTSLFVIAANALLLDIAGVRGVAILEVIFAIDSFMASLIFSMCDGMQPLLSYYYGAKNIKFIMALFWRTFFGAIALGVMIVVAISFGSDFIVSFFSRDIEFIAASKEALLVFSPVYLCSWFIIFANSFFTALNRPAYSLSISLSANLLLPLPFLYILTNFLEVNGVWLTPFAAKFCVVWLALYFLRETIKKLNLNFLS
- a CDS encoding RNA degradosome polyphosphate kinase; this translates as MENKDIFINRELSWLRFNSRVLSQCEKDLPLLEKLKFIAIYSTNLDEFYMIRIAGLKQLFAAGVVVSGSDEMTPLDQLREIRKYLKDEQQILEDYYKETVTKLSLSGLHIKKYEDLEDDIKARADDYFFSNILPVIVPIAVDATHPFPHLNNLSFGLAVKLCDEAHPEIVKFGMIRISRVLPRFYNAGDGIYVPIESIVHRHAEEIFPGYKLLASCAFRVTRNADMVIEEEEADDFMLILEQGLKLRRKGAFVRLQIEKDPDPEILEFLNLHMKIFYKDIYEYSIPLTLGALWQIIGDKEFSHLLLPPYTPKTLPPFGQNVSMFEAIDKEDVLLFHPYESFEPVTQFIKEAAKDPKVISIRMTLYRVEKNSSIIQSLIDAASDGKQVTVMVELKARFDEENNLHWAKALENAGAHVIYGITGFKVHAKVSQVIRQIGDKLKFYMHLGTGNYNGSSAKIYTDVSYFTSREEFAKDTTTFFHILSGFSKNRRLNALSMSPMQIKERVIEMIKNEAKMGKDGKIIAKMNALVDSDVIKELYNASRAGVQIDLIIRGICCLRPAVEGMSENIRVRSIIGKYLEHARIFYFKHANPKFYISSADWMPRNLERRLELMTPIYESVLQGKLSEILRVQLIDNDLSYDLGNDGEYTSVIRADNEKSLNNHEFFENYLNKVFKTLKKGSDQDKVQILASKLFKES